The Treponema sp. OMZ 790 genome includes the window AAAAGCCATACCCCGCGGAACAGCCTTGGTTTTTATTTTTTTTTCTTCCTTGTAAGAAGAAGGATCTATGACACTTATATCCTGCGAAGTCCAGTTACTCAAATAAACTCTGTCAAGGCCGGCATTATAAGCCATAACCTTGCTCCACGTACCTGAAGATTCTATAGTTATTTTATATTCAAAAGACGTAAGATCAAAAACATGAATCGAAGCTGTCGGCATTTGACTAACCCATAATTCGTTTTTATGTTTTAAAACCAAGGATTCCACAAAACCGAATTTTTCGGCATATTCTTTTGGAGGAGAAATTCTTTTTGTTTCTCCCGTTTCAATATTTATAATATCTATTCCCGTTCCGTCAAGAAGAGCAACGGCAACAGTCTTTTCGTTTACAAAAGTTACACTCTTAGGTTTTCGTCCAGTGGAAAAAACCTTAACTACATCGTATTTTGAATTTATGGGAGAGAGAACAACAAAGGCAGTTTTATTTTGGCTTTCAGTTAAATTCAAAGTGTGAGTACGGAAGCCGTCTTTTTTTATTACAAAGGTAGAGGCCTCATCTTTTAGAGTAAAAGTCAATCGACCCATAGTTTTGTCGGAAGAAAGCAGTTTAGGTTCAACCTTATGATCATCGGCAAAAAACTCCGCCTTTTTATAAGGCTGAAGATTAAGATCAAAAACAAAATCGGCAAAACCAAATAAGGCGGAAACAAAAAAACAGAATATACACAAATTTTTTTTTATAACACACAAAAAATAAATCGAAACTTTCATAAATCTTATTTTGCTTTTTTTGTAAAACTTTGTCAATGGGATTCGGCTTGACCTTTTCTTTAGTTTTCGATATATTATAATCATAATTTTGATACATCAAAATAAAGGATTTTACATGACAAAAAGAAAATTGATACCGGCAGGATTTATGGGATTTATTTTATTGAGTCTG containing:
- a CDS encoding YncE family protein, which produces MKVSIYFLCVIKKNLCIFCFFVSALFGFADFVFDLNLQPYKKAEFFADDHKVEPKLLSSDKTMGRLTFTLKDEASTFVIKKDGFRTHTLNLTESQNKTAFVVLSPINSKYDVVKVFSTGRKPKSVTFVNEKTVAVALLDGTGIDIINIETGETKRISPPKEYAEKFGFVESLVLKHKNELWVSQMPTASIHVFDLTSFEYKITIESSGTWSKVMAYNAGLDRVYLSNWTSQDISVIDPSSYKEEKKIKTKAVPRGMAFSQDGKFIYCAQFEDSAGKSQCRLIKKSLADYKTVYEGGGMGAKRHIVTDYERKLIYVSDMRNNIVEVYSADKDKLLASIKVFFNPNTIQLSADKKLLYVSCRGPNNPDKGYLYKGYVLGRLDIIDTQTFTLIESIEAGNQPTGLDVSPDGKKIVLSDFLDNRIRVYELKS